A region from the Brassica napus cultivar Da-Ae chromosome C8, Da-Ae, whole genome shotgun sequence genome encodes:
- the LOC106415123 gene encoding phenylalanine--tRNA ligase alpha subunit, cytoplasmic, with translation MAEAAILGFLQNNESIPDSGKFAAELNLDHEEIKNVIKSLQGFRYIEAKELKRETLVLTDEGKKYAAEGSPEFHFFSAVPEEGSISKDDLEKKLEASVFKIGSTQAAKKKWVAMGKQVSRKVQHVEDKVKESLLQIQQGLELDQESLNSLKARKLIVTQGWTGYSDVKKGPCYAPKRKIFATDLTRENLQNWKELEFKEYNFNAKGQPLDAGHLHPLLKVRKQFKDIFCQMGFEEMPTNNFVESSFWNFDALFQPQQHPARDSHDTFFLKAPSTTRELPEDYVERVKQVHESGGYGSRGYNYDWKREEANKNLLRTHTTAVSSRMLYALAKGPFTPKKYFSIDRVFRNEAVDRTHLAEFHQIEGLICDRGLTLGDLIGVLQAFFSRLGMPKLRFKPAYNPYTEPSMEIFSYHEGLEKWVEIGNSGMFRPEMLQPMGLPEDVRVIAWGLSLERPTMILYGIDNIRDLFGHKVDLDLIKRNPICRVGIE, from the exons ATGGCGGAGGCGGCGATTCTAGGGTTCCTGCAGAACAACGAATCAATCCCAGATTCCGGTAAATTCGCCGCGGAGCTCAACCTCGACCACGAAGAAATCAAAAACGTCATCAAGAGCTTACAAGGTTTTCGCTACATCGAAGCCAAG GAGCTGAAACGGGAAACGTTGGTTTTGACTGATGAAGGGAAGAAGTACGCGGCGGAAGGTTCGCCGGAGTTTCACTTTTTCTCGGCTGTTCCTGAGGAAGGTAGCATATCCAAGGATGATTTAGAG AAAAAGCTGGAGGCTTCTGTATTCAAAATTGGAAGCACTCAAGCTGCTAAAAAGAAGTGGGTGGCAATGGGAAAGCAAGTCTCTAGGAAG GTTCAACATGTTGAAGATAAAGTGAAGGAGTCTCTTTTACAAATACAGCAAGGACTG GAGCTTGACCAAGAAAGTCTCAACTCTCTCAAAGCCAGGAAACTCATAGTAACACA GGGATGGACGGGATATTCTGATGTAAAGAAAGGTCCCTGTTATGCTCCCAAAAGGAAGATCTTCGCTACTGACTTGACTCGTGAAAATCTGCAGAA CTGGAAAGAGTTGGAATTCAAGGAGTATAACTTCAACGCTAAGGGACAACCTCTTGATGCAGGGCATCTCCACCCCCTTCTTAAG GTGCGGAAGCAGTTCAAAGACATATTTTGTCAGATGGG ATTTGAAGAGATGCCAACAAACAACTTTGTGGAGAGCAG CTTCTGGAATTTCGATGCACTGTTCCAGCCTCAGCAGCACCCTGCTCGTGACTCTCATGACACCTTCTTTCTGAAAG CGCCTTCGACGACAAGGGAATTACCAGAAGACTATGTGGAAAGGGTGAAGCAAGTTCACGAGTCTGGTGGATATGGATCACGAGG GTATAACTATGATTGGAAGAGAGAGGAAGCAAACAAGAATCTTCTCCGTACACACACAACTGCAGTCTCGTCTAGGATGCTTTATGCACTCGCAAAG GGACCTTTCACTCCCAAGAAGTACTTTTCAATAGACCGTGTCTTCAGAAACGAGGCTGTTGACCGAACCCATCTGGCAGAGTTCCATCAGATTGAAG GTTTGATCTGTGACCGTGGTCTGACATTGGGTGATCTCATTGGTGTATTACAAGCTTTCTTCTCTCGATTAG GGATGCCCAAGCTACGTTTCAAGCCGGCATACAACCCATACACTGAACCAAGCATGGAGATTTTCAG CTACCATGAAGGACTAGAGAAATGGGTAGAGATTGGAAACTCTGGCATGTTCAGACCCGAAATGCTACAGCCAATGGGTCTTCCAGAGGATGTTCGAGTCATTGCGTGGGGTCTTTCTCTTGAAAG GCCAACAATGATCTTGTACGGCATTGACAACATCCGTGATCTGTTTGGACACAAG GTGGATCTTGATCTCATCAAACGGAATCCCATCTGTCGCGTTGGAATCGAGTGA